One segment of Mycolicibacterium neworleansense DNA contains the following:
- a CDS encoding alpha/beta hydrolase-fold protein, whose protein sequence is MIRIHTVVAGETLSALALRFYGDADLYRLIAAASAIPDPDVVKVGQKLVFPDYARYTVVAGDSLSAVASRFYGHAELARLIAAASGIAEGAAIDPGQRLIVPELKRYTVAPGDTLSALASRFYGDASFYPPIAGVNGIPDPGHVNPGQALIIFSGRSDGFGLRIVDRNENDPRLWYYRFQTAAIGWNPGVNVLLPNDYHTSGRTYPVLYMYHGGNDDFRSFDFMGIRDWTAGKPIIVVMPDGGHAGWHSNPVTSFVGPRNWETFHIAQLLPWIEANFRTYAEYDGRAVGGFSMGGFGALKYAAKYYGHFASVSAHSGPASLRRDFGLVVHWANITSAVLDLGGGTVYGAPFWDQARVSADNPVERIESYRNKRVFLVAGTSPDPLNWFDSVNETQVLAGQREFRELLTRAGIPHEAHEVPGGHVFRPDMFLRDLDGIIARLRPANVVSSAL, encoded by the coding sequence ATGATCAGGATTCACACGGTGGTGGCGGGGGAGACGCTGTCAGCCTTGGCCTTGCGCTTCTACGGAGACGCGGACCTGTATCGGCTGATCGCGGCGGCCAGCGCAATTCCCGATCCCGACGTCGTCAAGGTCGGGCAGAAACTCGTCTTTCCCGACTACGCGCGGTACACCGTGGTGGCCGGAGACTCGTTGTCGGCCGTGGCATCACGCTTCTACGGTCATGCCGAGTTGGCCCGGTTGATCGCGGCCGCCAGCGGGATCGCCGAGGGCGCGGCCATCGATCCGGGTCAACGGCTGATCGTTCCCGAACTCAAGCGGTACACGGTCGCGCCGGGGGATACGTTGTCGGCGTTGGCATCACGGTTTTACGGCGACGCCTCGTTCTACCCGCCGATCGCCGGTGTCAACGGCATTCCCGACCCCGGTCACGTCAACCCCGGCCAGGCGCTGATCATCTTCAGCGGCCGCAGCGACGGGTTCGGCCTGCGGATCGTGGACCGCAATGAAAACGATCCCCGCTTGTGGTACTACCGATTCCAGACCGCCGCCATCGGGTGGAACCCCGGCGTCAACGTTCTGCTCCCCAACGACTACCACACCAGCGGTCGCACCTACCCGGTGCTGTACATGTATCACGGCGGCAACGACGACTTCCGTTCGTTCGACTTCATGGGTATCCGGGACTGGACGGCCGGGAAACCGATCATCGTGGTGATGCCCGACGGCGGGCACGCCGGCTGGCATTCCAACCCGGTCACCTCATTTGTCGGCCCGCGCAACTGGGAGACGTTCCACATCGCCCAGCTGCTGCCCTGGATCGAGGCGAACTTCCGGACGTACGCCGAGTACGACGGGCGTGCGGTCGGCGGGTTCTCGATGGGCGGTTTCGGGGCGCTGAAATATGCGGCCAAGTACTACGGCCACTTCGCCTCGGTCAGTGCCCACTCCGGTCCGGCGAGCCTGCGCCGCGATTTCGGCCTTGTCGTGCACTGGGCGAACATCACGTCGGCGGTGCTGGATCTGGGCGGCGGAACGGTCTACGGCGCCCCCTTCTGGGACCAGGCCAGGGTCAGCGCCGACAACCCGGTCGAACGGATCGAGAGCTACCGCAACAAACGGGTTTTCCTCGTCGCCGGCACCAGCCCCGATCCGCTCAACTGGTTCGACAGCGTGAACGAGACGCAGGTGCTCGCGGGTCAACGCGAGTTCCGTGAGCTGCTCACCCGCGCCGGTATCCCGCATGAGGCACACGAGGTGCCCGGCGGCCACGTCTTCCGTCCCGACATGTTCCTGCGCGACCTCGACGGCATCATCGCCCGGCTGCGCCCCGCGAACGTCGTCAGTAGCGCCCTGTAA
- a CDS encoding transglycosylase family protein: MRVRKVVTVFAFIGAIALAHSLLAVPNAGAEPNWDAMAQCESGGNWSADTGNGFYGGLQFTPATWTSHGGTGSPAAASREEQIRVARNVLQTQGLGAWPVCGGPIGQASGTCRQVMVWIPLRNLPRLCTLVLNPLS; this comes from the coding sequence ATGCGCGTGCGCAAGGTCGTCACCGTGTTCGCATTCATCGGTGCGATCGCCCTGGCTCACTCCCTGCTGGCAGTCCCGAACGCCGGCGCCGAACCGAACTGGGACGCGATGGCCCAGTGCGAATCCGGTGGCAACTGGTCAGCCGATACCGGCAACGGCTTCTACGGCGGACTGCAGTTCACTCCCGCCACCTGGACTTCTCACGGCGGAACGGGTTCGCCGGCCGCGGCCAGTCGCGAGGAACAGATCCGGGTGGCGCGCAACGTGCTGCAGACGCAAGGCCTCGGCGCGTGGCCGGTGTGCGGCGGGCCGATCGGTCAGGCTTCGGGAACCTGCCGCCAGGTGATGGTCTGGATCCCATTGAGAAACCTGCCCCGGCTGTGCACGCTGGTACTCAATCCGCTGTCCTGA
- a CDS encoding GNAT family N-acetyltransferase: MLTANRIDAERVRLRRGRDDDAEGLIETQTDERVRRFLGGPRAEVDVRAAVVSVGAANLLAADGCYVVADRESDDMLGMVTLSRRDPELPGHVRAGGGELELSYVFRARAWGSGYASEAAHALLRCAAEQLADQPILIVTQAANLAALRLAGRLGFTQVGTFEQFNALQVLATAELGTFLSQ, translated from the coding sequence ATGCTGACCGCCAACCGTATTGATGCCGAACGGGTGCGCCTGCGCCGAGGTCGGGACGACGACGCCGAGGGGCTCATCGAGACGCAGACCGATGAGCGGGTGCGCCGATTCCTCGGTGGGCCCCGCGCCGAGGTGGATGTCCGGGCAGCCGTGGTCTCGGTGGGGGCGGCGAATCTGTTGGCCGCCGACGGCTGTTACGTCGTGGCAGACCGGGAATCCGACGACATGTTGGGCATGGTGACGCTCAGCCGACGTGATCCGGAATTGCCCGGTCACGTGCGCGCCGGAGGCGGTGAGTTGGAACTCAGCTATGTCTTTCGCGCACGCGCATGGGGCAGCGGTTATGCGAGTGAGGCCGCGCATGCGTTACTGCGCTGCGCCGCAGAGCAACTCGCTGACCAACCCATCCTGATCGTCACCCAGGCGGCCAATCTGGCGGCGCTTCGACTCGCCGGACGGCTCGGATTCACACAGGTCGGCACGTTCGAGCAATTCAACGCCCTGCAAGTTCTGGCGACAGCTGAGCTGGGGACATTCCTGTCGCAGTAG
- a CDS encoding S1C family serine protease, which yields MATGAVAAVAVVDHSGAPTPVAQAPAADRVGKPSPITGAAPAQPKGSAPAGSVEQVSAKVLPSVVKLEVETGQGREEGSGIVLSEDGLILTNNHVVASAARGAGGQGPMAAEASPDGQFPGLPRGLFPGGDQYSPDGPSANNSGRTSGAMRATVTMSDGRTVPFSVVGTDPDDDIAVVKAQNISGLTPITIGSSKDLKVGQNVVAVGSPLGLQGTVTTGIISALDRPVATGDGQSGQQSVMSAIQTDAAINPGNSGGALVDMNGDLIGVNSAIASLGGGQGSQGGGQAGSIGLGFAIPVDQAKRLADELVSTGTVQHASLGVQLSCNDGSGAAVAGVVDGGPAAAAGLPNGAVITKLDNKVIDGPDALVAAVRAQAPGDTVTLTFEDPSGASHTVDVTLGQVQA from the coding sequence ATGGCAACCGGTGCGGTCGCCGCCGTCGCGGTGGTCGATCATTCGGGAGCGCCGACGCCCGTCGCGCAGGCACCGGCCGCCGACCGCGTCGGCAAACCATCGCCGATCACCGGAGCCGCCCCGGCTCAGCCGAAGGGTTCGGCACCGGCCGGATCGGTCGAACAGGTCTCTGCCAAGGTGTTGCCCAGCGTGGTGAAGCTGGAAGTCGAGACCGGGCAGGGGCGTGAGGAAGGCTCTGGCATCGTCCTCAGCGAGGACGGCCTGATCCTGACCAACAACCATGTCGTGGCCTCCGCCGCCCGAGGCGCCGGCGGTCAGGGGCCGATGGCCGCCGAGGCGTCACCGGATGGGCAGTTCCCCGGTTTGCCGCGTGGGCTGTTCCCCGGTGGTGACCAGTACTCGCCCGACGGGCCGTCGGCCAACAATTCCGGCCGCACCAGCGGCGCCATGCGTGCGACCGTGACCATGTCTGACGGGCGAACCGTGCCGTTCTCCGTGGTCGGCACCGACCCAGATGACGACATCGCCGTGGTGAAGGCCCAGAACATCTCTGGGCTCACACCCATCACGATCGGATCGTCGAAGGACCTCAAGGTCGGGCAGAACGTCGTTGCGGTCGGCTCACCCTTGGGTCTTCAGGGGACCGTGACGACCGGCATCATCAGCGCACTGGATCGCCCGGTTGCCACGGGCGACGGACAGAGCGGCCAGCAGTCGGTGATGAGCGCCATTCAGACTGACGCGGCAATCAACCCGGGCAACTCCGGAGGCGCGCTGGTCGACATGAACGGCGACCTCATCGGGGTGAACTCGGCGATCGCATCGTTGGGTGGTGGTCAGGGCTCACAAGGTGGCGGGCAGGCCGGTTCGATCGGTCTGGGCTTCGCCATCCCGGTGGATCAGGCCAAACGTCTTGCCGATGAACTGGTTTCGACCGGAACTGTCCAGCATGCCTCGCTCGGTGTTCAGCTCTCCTGCAATGACGGAAGCGGCGCAGCGGTCGCCGGCGTCGTCGACGGCGGCCCGGCAGCGGCCGCCGGCCTGCCGAACGGCGCGGTGATCACCAAGCTCGACAACAAGGTGATCGACGGTCCCGATGCCTTGGTCGCTGCCGTGCGGGCCCAGGCGCCGGGGGACACCGTGACGCTGACCTTTGAGGACCCGTCCGGGGCTTCGCACACCGTGGATGTCACGCTGGGGCAGGTGCAGGCCTGA
- a CDS encoding tautomerase family protein, with protein MPSTVIEVRHRYTEPEEVAIIDAVHDALVAAFQIPPGDKHVRLVCHEPHRFSHSPGLARPELYTFVAVDCFAGRTVGAKRTLYREVVNRLEGLGIPPDHVTIVLRESAVENWGIRGGQAACDVDLGFDVNV; from the coding sequence ATGCCCAGCACGGTCATTGAGGTCAGGCACCGGTACACCGAACCTGAAGAGGTGGCGATCATCGACGCGGTGCACGATGCGCTGGTGGCCGCGTTCCAGATACCGCCCGGGGACAAGCATGTCCGGCTGGTGTGCCATGAGCCTCACCGGTTCTCACATTCGCCGGGTCTGGCGAGGCCTGAACTGTACACGTTCGTAGCGGTCGACTGCTTTGCCGGGCGCACTGTGGGGGCCAAGCGCACTCTCTACCGAGAGGTCGTCAATCGCCTAGAGGGACTTGGCATCCCGCCTGATCACGTCACGATCGTCTTGCGGGAAAGCGCTGTCGAGAACTGGGGAATTCGTGGTGGGCAGGCGGCCTGCGATGTCGATCTGGGCTTCGACGTCAACGTGTGA
- a CDS encoding methyltransferase family protein, whose product MAVTALILYLIFGVLAFGWRSWIRYRRSGSTGFRGIHGKPGSLEWWAGVGFIMAIIVGVAAPAAQLLGFLTPVAALQNPWIQALGTVLAVTGIAATLYAQLDMGESWRIGVDPGETTALVRHGVFGTVRNPIFTAMVVFAGGITVMTPNPIALSAFIVLWATIELQVRAVEEPYLRRTHGEAYGDYCATVGRFVPGIGRTENPVTR is encoded by the coding sequence ATGGCCGTGACCGCACTGATTCTCTACCTGATATTCGGGGTGCTGGCATTCGGCTGGCGCAGCTGGATTCGGTACCGCCGGAGTGGATCGACCGGATTCCGGGGCATTCATGGAAAGCCCGGATCGCTGGAATGGTGGGCCGGCGTCGGATTCATCATGGCGATCATCGTCGGGGTCGCCGCGCCGGCGGCACAGCTGCTCGGATTCCTGACCCCGGTTGCCGCCCTACAGAATCCCTGGATTCAGGCGCTTGGGACGGTCCTGGCCGTCACCGGAATCGCCGCCACCCTGTATGCCCAGCTGGACATGGGTGAATCCTGGCGAATCGGAGTCGATCCCGGCGAGACGACCGCATTGGTGCGCCACGGGGTGTTCGGAACGGTGCGCAACCCGATCTTCACCGCCATGGTCGTCTTCGCCGGTGGCATCACCGTCATGACGCCCAATCCGATCGCGTTGTCTGCCTTCATCGTGCTGTGGGCCACGATCGAATTGCAGGTCCGGGCCGTCGAAGAGCCCTACCTGCGGCGCACCCATGGCGAGGCCTACGGGGACTATTGCGCTACCGTCGGGCGGTTCGTACCCGGCATCGGACGCACCGAGAATCCGGTCACACGTTGA
- a CDS encoding cation transporter — MASGLRHPTVALTQARRAVLHRRIQLFVAGTITYNVVEAIIAIAEGARVSSTALIGFGLDSVIEVSSAAAVAWQFSGPNPDAREKTALRIIAMSFFALAGYVTVESIRALTGAAEARHSSIGIALTAASLIVMPLLSWAQRRAGRELGSRSAVADSKQTLLCTYLSAVVLAGLVLNSLFGWSWADPVAALILAGVAIKEGRQAWRGQTCCGPARPDTDAGGESSHPCCSD; from the coding sequence ATGGCCTCTGGCCTCCGGCATCCCACCGTTGCGCTGACCCAGGCGCGACGCGCAGTGCTGCATCGGCGGATCCAACTGTTCGTCGCGGGCACCATCACCTACAACGTGGTCGAGGCGATCATCGCAATCGCCGAAGGTGCCAGGGTGTCCTCGACCGCGTTGATCGGCTTCGGACTCGATTCTGTGATCGAGGTGTCCTCGGCCGCCGCCGTCGCTTGGCAGTTCTCGGGACCGAACCCGGATGCCCGCGAAAAGACCGCATTGCGGATCATCGCGATGTCGTTTTTCGCCCTGGCCGGCTACGTCACCGTCGAATCAATCCGAGCGCTCACCGGAGCAGCCGAGGCACGGCACTCATCAATCGGCATCGCACTGACCGCGGCCAGCCTGATCGTCATGCCGTTATTGTCGTGGGCGCAACGCCGTGCCGGCCGTGAGCTCGGATCCCGGTCAGCGGTGGCCGATTCCAAACAGACGCTGCTGTGCACCTACCTATCCGCCGTGGTGCTCGCCGGCCTGGTCCTCAACAGCCTGTTCGGCTGGAGTTGGGCCGACCCGGTCGCCGCGCTGATCCTCGCCGGTGTGGCCATCAAGGAAGGGCGCCAAGCGTGGCGGGGCCAAACCTGCTGCGGTCCTGCCCGCCCCGATACCGACGCCGGAGGCGAAAGCTCTCACCCTTGCTGCAGTGACTGA
- a CDS encoding ArsR/SmtB family transcription factor — protein sequence METLTQVAVLARFGHALSDQTRSKILIALKDSPAYPADLAAAAGVSRQSMSNHLACLRGCGLVVAVPEGRRTRYELADAKLAHALNDLLNVVLAAESEHCPDAAAQGCC from the coding sequence GTGGAGACTCTCACGCAGGTAGCGGTACTCGCGCGGTTCGGTCACGCCCTGTCGGATCAGACCCGATCGAAGATCCTGATTGCCCTGAAAGACTCCCCCGCATACCCGGCCGACCTGGCCGCCGCAGCAGGGGTATCCCGGCAGAGCATGTCCAATCACCTTGCTTGCCTGCGTGGTTGCGGATTGGTCGTGGCTGTTCCAGAAGGACGGCGCACCCGCTACGAGCTCGCCGACGCCAAGCTCGCCCATGCTTTGAACGACCTCCTGAATGTGGTGCTCGCCGCCGAATCTGAGCACTGCCCAGATGCCGCGGCCCAGGGGTGCTGCTGA
- a CDS encoding MBL fold metallo-hydrolase, with amino-acid sequence MSLDSISHLGSQAVDELVPSRYAQQVGDIEVLVISDGVLPITASTLATNVEPAELAGWLGDNFLPPEVVDWPLNVVVVRSGDRTILVDAGLGLEFPDFPRAGNTVQRLEAAGVDLASVTDVVLTHMHMDHVGGLITTGLKERLCPDLRVHAATAEAEFWEAPDFSHTVMPQPIPDVLRRVATQFLDEYRGQLKTFETEYEVAPGVLISRTGGHTPGHSVVRLESRGEKLTFAGDAVFAPGFDNPEWQNGFEHDPEEAARVRIQLLRELAATGESLVATHLPFPSVCHVATAGDVFRCVPAVWDY; translated from the coding sequence ATGAGCTTGGACAGCATTTCCCATCTTGGCAGCCAGGCTGTCGACGAGTTGGTTCCGTCGCGCTACGCGCAGCAGGTGGGCGACATCGAGGTGCTGGTGATCAGCGACGGAGTCTTGCCCATCACCGCCTCGACGTTGGCCACGAATGTAGAACCGGCCGAACTGGCAGGCTGGTTGGGCGACAATTTCCTGCCGCCCGAGGTGGTCGATTGGCCACTGAACGTGGTCGTCGTGCGCAGCGGCGATCGGACCATCCTCGTCGACGCCGGGTTGGGGCTGGAGTTCCCAGACTTCCCACGGGCCGGCAACACGGTCCAGCGACTCGAGGCGGCCGGTGTGGATCTGGCTTCCGTGACAGACGTGGTGCTCACCCACATGCACATGGACCACGTCGGCGGGTTGATCACCACGGGGCTCAAGGAACGCCTCTGTCCGGACCTGCGGGTTCACGCCGCGACCGCCGAGGCAGAGTTCTGGGAGGCGCCCGATTTCTCCCACACCGTCATGCCGCAGCCGATTCCGGATGTGCTTCGCCGGGTCGCGACGCAGTTCCTCGACGAATACCGGGGCCAGCTGAAGACATTCGAGACCGAGTACGAGGTGGCACCGGGCGTGCTCATCTCGCGCACCGGCGGTCACACCCCCGGCCACAGCGTGGTCCGTCTGGAATCGCGCGGCGAGAAGCTGACGTTCGCCGGCGACGCCGTATTCGCACCCGGATTCGATAATCCGGAGTGGCAGAACGGATTCGAACACGACCCCGAGGAGGCCGCTCGGGTCCGTATCCAGCTCTTGCGTGAGCTGGCGGCGACCGGCGAGTCGCTGGTGGCCACCCACCTGCCGTTCCCGTCCGTGTGCCACGTGGCCACCGCCGGTGACGTCTTCCGGTGCGTGCCGGCGGTCTGGGATTACTGA
- a CDS encoding VOC family protein, with translation MTSVRQFQVTFDCADPERVARFWCETLGYIVPPPPPGFDTWADFDATLPPDRQGSMFACVDPSGVGPRLFFQRVPEGKAVKNRVHLDVRVGTGLFGEERLEALEAECRRLVALGAVRVRLLPADDINESCIVMQDVEGNEFCLD, from the coding sequence ATGACCTCGGTCAGGCAGTTCCAAGTCACGTTCGACTGCGCAGATCCGGAGCGTGTCGCACGCTTCTGGTGCGAAACGTTGGGATATATCGTGCCGCCGCCACCGCCCGGGTTTGACACATGGGCGGATTTCGATGCAACCCTGCCGCCGGACCGGCAAGGGTCGATGTTCGCGTGCGTGGATCCCTCAGGCGTCGGCCCGCGATTGTTCTTCCAACGCGTTCCCGAAGGGAAGGCGGTCAAGAACCGGGTCCACCTCGATGTGCGGGTGGGTACCGGACTGTTCGGTGAAGAACGCCTGGAGGCCCTCGAGGCCGAGTGCCGGCGACTGGTCGCCCTCGGCGCGGTGCGTGTGCGATTGCTGCCTGCCGACGACATCAACGAGTCGTGCATTGTTATGCAGGACGTCGAGGGCAACGAGTTCTGTCTGGACTGA
- a CDS encoding nuclear transport factor 2 family protein, whose amino-acid sequence MTTPRPHLNNPIAAGTQAVRDLIDHLQRGGDTGDADVYDSMFAADILWGTPKGMVLKDYSNLNPIHRRMMSGPPVVPASRFELAQVTCPAPGLVVAQIRRSALDGGFSEMAMYVLVQHGDKWWVAAAQNTPVVDALPPIVAPQ is encoded by the coding sequence ATGACGACCCCACGGCCACATCTGAACAACCCCATCGCGGCCGGCACCCAGGCGGTGCGAGATCTGATCGATCATCTCCAGCGCGGCGGCGACACCGGAGACGCCGACGTGTACGACAGCATGTTCGCAGCCGACATCCTATGGGGAACACCAAAAGGCATGGTGCTCAAGGACTATTCGAATCTCAACCCGATCCATCGGCGGATGATGAGCGGTCCCCCCGTCGTGCCGGCATCGCGCTTCGAGCTTGCGCAGGTCACCTGTCCCGCACCAGGCCTGGTGGTGGCCCAGATTCGCCGCAGTGCGCTGGACGGCGGTTTCAGTGAGATGGCGATGTATGTCTTGGTGCAGCACGGCGACAAGTGGTGGGTGGCCGCAGCGCAGAACACGCCGGTCGTCGATGCCCTCCCACCGATCGTGGCTCCGCAATGA
- a CDS encoding DinB family protein, whose product MSIDRITTGTERSIIENMLDHNRAALIDTAQGLSEADARRRLVTSLTTPISLIKHAAAAERIWFQRLWAGLDESECDGYSNRDEGTFAVADDESLADVITEFERASQRSREIASRFGLDDTTEMPREGVVSMRWTLLAMIQEFARHAGHGDILREQIDQPERRTEETP is encoded by the coding sequence ATGAGTATCGACCGAATTACTACCGGCACAGAACGTTCGATCATCGAGAACATGCTCGACCACAACCGCGCGGCACTCATCGACACCGCACAAGGCCTGTCTGAGGCCGATGCCCGCCGCCGGCTCGTCACGTCGTTGACCACACCGATCTCTTTGATCAAGCACGCCGCGGCGGCGGAACGCATCTGGTTCCAACGCCTTTGGGCGGGACTCGATGAATCCGAATGCGACGGCTACTCCAACCGTGACGAGGGCACCTTCGCCGTCGCCGACGACGAGTCACTGGCCGATGTCATCACCGAGTTCGAGCGCGCCAGCCAGCGATCCCGTGAGATCGCCTCCCGCTTCGGCCTCGACGACACCACCGAGATGCCCCGCGAAGGGGTGGTCAGCATGCGATGGACCCTGCTCGCCATGATCCAGGAATTCGCCAGGCATGCGGGCCACGGCGACATCCTCCGCGAACAGATCGACCAGCCTGAGCGTCGCACCGAGGAAACGCCTTGA
- a CDS encoding dienelactone hydrolase family protein: MYFTSETSASGVTERSFILDEITGVLWSPTVGTVGSPLLLLGHSGGMHKKAPGLVATALHSVTRHGFAVVAIDAPGHGDRARNPEDQRWNAAIHRAREARRPIAPIVTEYSMSLAERAVPEWKATLDALQALPDVGAGVPIGYGGVSLGVVTGLLLTAVEARIAAVSFGAAFVDDDALLEAARKITVPVEYRIPWEAEEFDRTSGLALFDAFASKEKALHARSGRHHPTPDYERDSSAQFFARHLLRAADTFSSGADPG; the protein is encoded by the coding sequence ATGTACTTCACCTCTGAGACATCGGCGAGCGGTGTCACTGAACGCAGTTTCATTCTGGATGAGATCACCGGCGTGCTCTGGTCGCCGACAGTCGGAACGGTCGGCTCGCCGCTACTGCTGTTGGGGCACTCGGGCGGCATGCACAAGAAGGCGCCGGGGTTGGTGGCCACTGCACTGCACAGCGTGACCCGCCATGGGTTCGCCGTCGTGGCCATCGACGCTCCAGGTCATGGAGACCGGGCGCGCAATCCTGAGGATCAACGGTGGAACGCGGCGATCCATCGGGCTCGGGAGGCCCGCCGGCCGATCGCCCCGATTGTCACCGAATACAGCATGTCGCTGGCCGAGCGTGCGGTACCGGAATGGAAGGCAACGCTGGACGCCCTGCAGGCATTGCCCGATGTTGGCGCCGGAGTTCCGATCGGCTACGGCGGTGTCTCGCTGGGCGTCGTGACCGGATTGCTGTTGACGGCGGTCGAAGCCCGGATCGCTGCCGTCAGCTTCGGCGCAGCCTTCGTGGACGACGACGCACTTCTCGAGGCGGCTCGAAAGATCACCGTTCCGGTCGAGTACCGGATACCGTGGGAAGCCGAGGAATTCGACCGGACCTCTGGGCTCGCATTGTTCGACGCCTTTGCTTCCAAAGAGAAAGCCCTCCACGCCCGTTCAGGCAGGCATCACCCGACGCCGGACTACGAGCGTGACAGTTCGGCGCAGTTCTTCGCCCGCCATCTGCTCCGCGCCGCCGACACGTTCAGCTCCGGAGCGGACCCTGGGTGA
- a CDS encoding SRPBCC domain-containing protein produces the protein MNPDLDLSIERIIRAPRKAVWNAWTDPDSLAQWWIPAPMLCRVERLEVRPGGAFVTRMSEDGGEFVPHLDACFLLVDEFERLVFTNAVDSRWRPANPAPIAMTAEITLRDHADGTDYRIVARHGDPAAKNRHVELGFAEGWGTVADQLARFTQGPLRS, from the coding sequence ATGAATCCTGATCTCGACCTCAGCATCGAGCGCATCATCCGCGCGCCACGCAAGGCAGTGTGGAACGCATGGACCGATCCGGACAGCTTGGCGCAGTGGTGGATCCCGGCGCCGATGCTGTGCCGCGTGGAGCGGTTGGAGGTCCGGCCAGGTGGCGCGTTTGTCACGCGGATGAGTGAGGACGGCGGCGAATTCGTGCCGCATCTGGATGCGTGCTTCCTGCTTGTCGACGAGTTCGAGCGCTTGGTGTTCACCAACGCCGTCGACAGCCGGTGGCGCCCAGCGAACCCCGCGCCCATCGCGATGACGGCCGAAATCACCTTGCGGGACCACGCGGACGGAACCGACTACCGCATCGTGGCGCGCCACGGTGACCCGGCCGCCAAGAACCGCCATGTCGAACTCGGCTTCGCCGAGGGTTGGGGCACCGTCGCCGATCAACTCGCCCGTTTCACCCAGGGTCCGCTCCGGAGCTGA
- a CDS encoding ArsR/SmtB family transcription factor has protein sequence MAQYAVDLDDVFLALADPTRRAVIHQLGRGPASVGDLAVEATMTLPSFMKHVRMLESTGLIHTAKVGRVRTCKLNRERLAVVEDWLTEQRSVWEERTDRLEQFVTKPTKGTSHES, from the coding sequence GTGGCACAGTATGCGGTCGACCTCGACGACGTCTTCCTGGCACTTGCAGACCCGACCAGGAGGGCGGTGATCCACCAGCTCGGGCGCGGGCCGGCGAGTGTCGGCGATCTGGCCGTTGAAGCCACCATGACGCTCCCGTCCTTCATGAAGCACGTGCGGATGCTCGAATCGACCGGCCTGATCCACACGGCGAAGGTCGGCCGCGTGCGCACCTGCAAGCTCAACCGGGAACGGCTCGCGGTCGTCGAAGACTGGCTGACCGAGCAGCGGAGCGTTTGGGAGGAACGCACCGACCGCCTGGAACAGTTCGTCACCAAGCCCACGAAAGGCACATCACATGAATCCTGA
- a CDS encoding DUF1942 domain-containing protein: MAFTKIALKSTVAAAGIAAAGVLAPTAFADPEALQFGQTAEVPSPGGAIDYTVSNLQPSGHNDGIWYSDVTARAVSGFPTPNIADFNARAVNSSTYANMKGNQTDGLPNQPIAMGTQTSGRVYFDVRSGTAPDSVVYRDAGGTDKVVWTD, translated from the coding sequence GTGGCATTCACGAAGATCGCATTGAAATCGACGGTGGCGGCCGCGGGCATCGCAGCAGCCGGAGTGTTGGCGCCGACGGCATTCGCCGATCCGGAAGCCCTGCAGTTCGGCCAGACCGCAGAGGTTCCCAGTCCCGGTGGCGCCATCGACTACACCGTGAGTAACTTGCAACCCAGTGGCCACAACGACGGCATCTGGTACTCGGATGTCACGGCCCGAGCTGTGAGTGGCTTTCCCACGCCCAACATCGCAGATTTCAACGCGCGGGCAGTCAACAGTTCCACCTACGCGAACATGAAGGGCAACCAGACAGACGGTCTGCCCAACCAGCCGATCGCCATGGGCACCCAGACATCCGGGCGGGTGTACTTCGACGTACGGAGCGGCACAGCGCCCGACAGCGTTGTCTATCGGGATGCCGGTGGCACCGACAAGGTGGTCTGGACGGACTAA